The following nucleotide sequence is from Microbulbifer sp. A4B17.
TTGATGGTATACAATTTCTAAATAACTCGGGATACCCAAAGATTGGGAGATTCAGGGCAATCATAGACTTGGTTATAATAACAAAACCGGTAACATTCGGTGCGACAAAAATTGTGATACCCTTCAATCTGATGGAGTGAAGGCATCATAATTGTCTTTCATGCAGGTTAAACCCATATTTGATGAAGGTAGTGACACCTTGCCCTCTACTTATCAAAACCATTCTCTGGGTGTTGGACTGGCCCTCTTCGGCGGAGTGTTAATGGGCTGTATTGGCATTGCTGGTAAGCTTGGTGCCGGTGTAGGTTTAAGCCCTTTTCTGCTTTTGGCAGCACAGGTAGTATTACTCGCGCCATTAGCGGGGATATTTCTCCTGGTACGGCAAGGGGTGGCGGGGTTAAAGCCGGTTAGCCCGTGGATCCTAGTGGTTCGTTCAGTATCAGGGTTTATCTATTTCGCTGCCTTCTACGGGGCGCTAAAAGGAATACCGATCGCAGACGCTCTGGTACTGGAAAGTACGAATCCATTCTTTGCGATGTTGATGGCCAAGGTATTCCTCGGCCACAGGGTGAGTAAGGGAACAATCTGTCTGGCGGTATTGGCGTTTCTTGGTGTATGCCTCATCTTGCTTCAACACAGTTCCCAGGGAATTCTGAACCCTTACTCACTTCTCGCGCTTTTGGCGGGAGTAGCGCGTGCCGCTGGAAGTGTCGCAACAGGTGTCGCAGGCCGGACTGAACCGCCTGAACGCATCATGTTCTATTACGCCCTTGGGATGTTGGCCTTTAGTGCGTCTATTGTGGCTTGGGAAGGCGCGTCGTTTGAAGCATCATCGCTATGGATTCTCGCGATTCCCGCGCTGCTGTTCGTTCCACAGAATCTCGCTTACACGATTTCTAATCATATCATTCCTGCCTACCTTGTGGGGGCACTCTTTTACAGTGCGATTCTCGTCGGTGTGCTAGCTGATCGATTTATGTTTGGTACTGAATTCGGCATCCGTGGTGTGATCGGTATGATAATTACGGTTGCAGCCGGGCTCGGGCTGGCCTGGCTGCGGTCAAAAGAGTCCGAATAATAACTAGACGTTATAAGTACCTCAGGCCGGTCAAGTGTCTTATTGCCTAAGGTTAGTCTCAGGCACTCGCGAGTGCCTCCAGTATCACGCGAGGAATCTCTGGTTAGGGTGCTGTTCCAAGTTGAGCACTCAAAGGTTATAGGGGGCTGGCAGGGTTGCTGGTGCTGGTGGATCTTTCTTTCCGGATTAAAGAAAAACCACAGTAAAACCCTGAAGGAAATTTGTATGGGGCTGAAATCTTTGCTTCAAAGTAAAAGACAGAAAGGGAAGTATCGATAGACTGGATGGTAATTAGCAGGTTACGGCAGAAAGGAAGTGCCTACAGTCGTCTTTGCTGTGTACCTTTCGGATATTGAGTTAGATACAGGCTCGCTGTGAGGCCTCCACTGATCCTGCCAAGCCTTTAAAGCAAATATTCGCTTAAGTTGTTGATGAGAGCCTATCTAAAATCTTAAAGCCGTCGTACTACCCAATGGTTTTGATGTCGGTATTTATTCAGCTTCTTGCATTTAACTTGAATGGGTGAGTACTTAAAAATCAATCATTATTCATAATGCCTACCCCTCATCATATATTTCTAACAGGAGGATATTATGATGAGCTGTACAAAGGAAAATTAAAGCAAGAATTTGCAGGGTATGAAAGTAATACTGACTTATACTAACGGCTCAATCCTAGCGTGCTGAAGTATAGAAATGACATTCTATGTATAGTGGCTTCATATTTTGAATATTTTAGTGCTGATCAATCAAGTCCTTTAGCTCCAAGTAATGATCTGATTGGTAAAGCCACACTAGTACCAATTTGAATCGAGATTATTTATGAATCTTCTGGGGTTTCGTAATGATTGACACCGGAGTCTTTTAAGGTATACCTACTATTTAGGTGTTGATATATGCAATTTCAATCGTTGTGCTGTCCGTATCCGATACGATCGTAACATTTGCCAGTTACGTTGTATCAATCAATGGGTTGATATGATTTAATTATGTAGAATGAGATAAAATTAATTAATCTGGAGAATGTAATGAGACTTTTGTTCCTGATATTTTCTGCTTCATTTATTTCTGCTTGCGCATCAAATACCGTTTCATTTAGAGGTTGTGAATCTTATGAGCAATGTCCTGAAATGCTCTATTCGCTAAAGGCCTCAGAAGATTCACGTGAGGCCGCCAAGCAAAAAGGTGAACCAATCCCACTAACTACAACTCCTCCCATTTATCCAGTTGAAGCTTTCGAGGAAAAGCTAGAAGGCTATGTTATTGTTGAATTTAACGTAGATATGGATGGGCAGGTTATAGATCCGAAAGTGCAAGAGTCCACCCCTGCAGGTGTTTTTGATGAGTCGGCATTGGCAGCTGTAATGCATACCAGATATGAGCCATCCGATAGTCAGTATCAAGGGTATAGTATGAAGTACAATTTTAAATATCCAGAAGAGAATAGAGCTAAAAACGATAAGGTTGTATGTAGGACCGAAAGAGTAGTGGGCAGTATGCTCAAGAAAGCTGAGGTTTGTGTTGACAAGAGAGAGCCGAATCCACTTATTGAAAGAATTCAGAGTGGGTCTAATTACTAAATTTTATAGGGTATCACGCTAAAATGAATATGAGAAAGGTGATTGGCCAAGTATAATATTCAGTCAACTTGACGGTCGTAGTTGGGGAAATTGCCTTAATTTATTCGAAATGGGGTATATAGCCGTGGTACCCATATATTCAGTTTTTAATAACTTGAACATTGTGGACTGCTTTTAAAATCTGATACGAATGAGAATCGGGGGTCGTGTTTCTGTTGCTTTGGAGCTTCCAGAGGCTCATAAAGTTTAGTGATATGAAATGGAGAGCATAACTCTCCATTTCATCACAGGTAGTTTTAATTTTTGTAAGCTGATCAATTAACACTATTTGAGTGATAAATCATCGCTTGCCAAACATTTTGTTGGCCACCGCCGTAGTTATCAATTGTGGGATTCTTGATATATGACCAAGCGACTTTGCCGTTGCCCAGGAAGACAGGTTCGTCAAGCCCGCCCCAGCCAAATTTCGTCAGCTTTACAGGGCCTTGTAATATATTCAGGTCTGCATCAATTTCCATAACATAGTACGCTTTGGGAACAAGCATCCGCATTGCTCCATTTTTAGCGGAACTGCGATTATAAGAAAGGTTGTCAGAAATACACTGAAATTGGGCATAGCCAAACAGGTAATGCCCATTTCTCAAATCGATAAGTTGTGGATCACTGATTTGGCAATCGGGCTCTTCTACCAGCCATTTAAAGCCTTGCCCCTCGATACTCCCATCACCATCGACTCTGGCAATACCAATACGAGTCAAGGACGAAGACTCCAGAGCATCCCCACTGCGTAGTCCTTGCCTGGCAATAGTTGGATTATCGCTGTTTGACATATAGGAAAAGAAACAGTTCGTATTATCAGAGCATTGCTCGTCAAAAGGGCCTTCATTAGTGGTATCAATGCCGTATTCGCTTTGCAGGAAGCGATTCATTTCCTCGTCATCAATATATTTGGGGGAGACAATGAGAGACAGGTTTGTATCTTTATCGACAGGGACTACGGTATGCCCACCTCCGTTAGAGAAAAACGCATTATCGGAGGGGATCAGGTAATTATAGTAGCCTTCAAAACTACTATATGAAGAAATATCCTCCATCTTGATAGCAATAGTGTTTAACCCGCGCGATTGATAATATTTACCACCATCACTAGTGCAAATTGCTCCGTATTTTTCGTTGCCAGGGTTATAAAATGCCCGGATATTCAAAACGTGACCATATCCACAAAGCCAATACCAACCCCTATTATTACTGCCGCTCATATTCAGGGACCAGTTATCGCGATCAATAACAGTCATTCCTGCAGAATAGTGGGAGCCGCCATAGCTGCTGTCAAAAACTCGAGCAGTTACTGAGAATGCGTAGCTGGTGCGGCCTTGGCTATCATTCTCGACATAGATAAGCTCTTGGGCTCCGGCGTGGCCACCACCGTGCATCTTGTTTACAACGTAGGCCGCAGGCTTTTCACTAAGTGCTAAATTGTCCCACTCCATTAACCAGATTTGATCATTATATTTATAGCCATTCGCACGAATATATTCGACCATTGCGTTATAGTCGTCTTCAGAGAGTTGTTCGACAATATAAGCCATCTCCTCTTGCATCTCATTACCTTTAATTGTCTTAAAGGTTGGGGAGTCGCCGAAATCGGTCTCGGGGAAGTTTTCCTTAAGTCCAGGTAGGAAGTCCTCAAACTTCAGGGTGGGGTGGTCAGTAAAATAGCCAATGTATTGACTATGATTGGTAGATATCATCAGGCCGATATCCCTTTCAATACGTCCGTCAATAGCGCTGATATTATTTTCCATCTTCATCCAGTCGCTACCGTACTGTTCAACCAGATCCCCTTGTACGTCATAACGCTCGTTAGCCTGGTATTCAGTGTTGCATAAGACCGCAACCCGTGAGCAATCAGCGCTAGCTGCTATACCATGGGACTCGTAACATTGTTTTAGTATTGTGGTATTACCGGTTTGGTCGAAGCTTGAGGTTTCAGGGTTATATTGCAGCTCATAAACGGTGCCATAAGTGACTTCATCCTCTCCGCTACCTTCGCTAAGCGTCTTGGAAACAAACATCCGGGGCTTATCGGTGTCGGTTGCACAAGCTGCGGTATAACTTCGCATGGGTACGGACTCTAGATTGTCATCCTGAGTACTATCTGTTCTGGCTATATAGTGTGGGAGTCCATGCACTTCTCGGGCATTGGTTTGGCCATTAGGTAGTGTGATATCCCGGGAAGTAATTTGGGCAAAACCCAGATCTGCCGTTTCTATATCGCCAACAGTCACAGTGCCAGGTTCGTTGTCTGGAAGGGTCCCCGATCCGTTATCCCCAGAACCGTTACCGCTTCCATCTCCAGAGCCTTGGCCTCCACCACTGTCGCCAGATGATTGGGCTGGGTCCGAATCCGAAGATGAGCCTCCACCACCTCCACATGAAGCCAGTATGACGGTAAATGCCACTGCCAAAGTTTTTTTGCTGAATAGCTTACTCATAAGTTTGCCCGTAAATGTGCGATTGGAATCGATTGTTATTTGTGAAATTGTCGACAAAGTCTCATTTTTGAGTCATTAGAATTTGGAGCGCCATTCTAATTTTATTGATCTACCTTTCTGTGGAGTACTTAATAATTTCTCTACCGGGGCATTATTTTGATAGGAAATCTGGTGAGGGCCTTCTTCTTGAGCAGCCGAGAAAGCTCTAAATGAAATCACTAGAATTTTTGTCGAAGGCTTAGGGTAACTATTGATCACTGGATACGAATAAGTTTTCAAAAATGAATACGGTGAGAGTTTTGGTAAGTCTTCAAAGTAGAAAAGGGAATGGTAATCCAATATTTGAACCATTTTGATTAATATGGGTTTGTTTGCTGCTAAATACAGTTAGGAGCTTGAGCCGAGTTTTCAGCTGGCTGAGGAAGATACGTTTACCGGGTAAGATTTACCTGGTTGTTTAGAAATATGCGAATTCGGGGGTGCGGCTTAATCTTTGTGCCCGATCTTTCTGTAGACTCAAACACTATTTATGCATTCTTACTTAATGCTTTCCTTACTGTGATCTAAAAAATTATCTATAGATGACGTTAAGCTGATAATGAAAATATGTTTATTAATATAAAGAGCTATCGTCTTGATGGCGCGAATGTACACTTAATTTAGAGCGTGCCCACAGAGCGGATACAGACTAGGAATGATACCCTCAGATTTCCAATTAGGACCTCTTAGTGCTTTCGTATCTCCAATGCGCAAACTACCTTTTGCCAACCTGCTAGTGACATTTGATGCGGCTGCTCGCCATTTGAGTTTTAAAGAGGCTGCTGAAGAGCTCTTCATTACCCCTTCAGCAGTGGGACATCAAGTTCGAGCACTGGAAAAAGAACACCAGACAAAGCTTTTTGTTCGCCTTAATCGGTATCTAGAGCTAACAACGATAGGTAAGCAATACCACCGAAAAATTGCGGGTGCACTACAGTCCCTACGCCGTGTAACTTCTGAATTACTGGATAGGAGCTAGCACTCCCTTCTAATTCATAATATTCCTTTTCTCTCCAATATCTTATTGGCTCCGAAGATAAAGTCATTCAAAGAACTGTATCCCCAATTAAAAATCAGTATTGAGTCAAAAGTACGTCGGGCTGGTTTGAAACGAGGACTGTTGCAGGTTGCTATCCGTCATGATCGGCAGTTAGGGGATAGGTTATGCTATGAAGAAATTAGTATGGTGCATGTGCCCCCAGTGTGTGCTTCTGGATATATCGTAACTGGGGAATCTAACCAAACTTAGTCGATTATCGATAAGTTCATTGAATTACCTCCGCTATACCTTGCTTTTAGTGAGGAGTATTAAGGAGCCGAAATCATCGATGATTTTGTCGAGTGGTATAGAGTTGTGGTCCTGTCACTGGAAGTCAACTCCTAATGAAACTTCTCCTTGATTCTGAGTGGCTTAAAGATTTTGAAAGCTTTCACTTCCCGGTCGAGCGAGGTTTTCTTGTCTGAGGTGCAGTAAAAAACCATTTTTCGCTGTCAACTTGCATCTTTATGGTTATCCACTTGCAGTGCATTATAAATAGGCTATCAGGGTATGATTTTAGGCATTAATGAAAGATTGATTCCAAGTTGAAGAAGGCAGTAGATAATAGGCGGCTAATCCGAACATTTGTGAAACAGGGTTCGGTTTTGTAGAAAGGATTGAACCAATGGGTATTGAACAACAGATTCCAACTGAAGACGGGCTAGCACTCGGTGCCACACTATTTTCTACCAGGGAGCATCCCAAAGCCGGAATCATTATCAATTCAGCTACTGCGGTAAAGCAGGGTTACTACGCGGACTTTGCGAACTTTTTGGCGCGTAATGGGTACTTGGTTGTGACCTATGATTACCGAGGGATAGGGAAATCTGCTGTCTCCAATCAAAGAGACAAGCGGTTGACTATGAGTGCCTGGGGGGAGCGTGATTTTGCAGCGGTGATTGATTGGTGTACCGGGCGGTATAAAGAGTTGGCCTGGCATTGCGTTGGTCATAGTGTCGGTGGCCAAATTATTGGCCTAGCGCCTAACAATACGAAGCTCACAAGCGTTTACTGCGTATCCTCACAAAGCGGATTCTGGGGCCATTGGGAACCGAAGCAGCAGCCTAAAATGTTGCTGACATGGTTCGTGATGATTCCACTCTTATCTGGGATCTTTGGCAGGGTGCCTGGTTCAGTGTTGGGCGGGGAGAGCTTGCCCGCTGGCATTGCCAGGCAGTGGGCATATTGGGGGCGTCACAAAGATTATATTGTCGATCGGAGTGGCAGGCCTATTCGGGATGGCTTTGAGCGCTTGCAATGCGATATGAAGTTTCTTTCCATAAATGACGATACAGATTTTGCCCCGCCTCGAGCAGTTAATGCATTGAGGGATTACTATTGCAATGCCAAAACGGCTATTGAAGTTATAAAAGCCGAAACTATTACAGACAAGACGATAGGT
It contains:
- a CDS encoding DMT family transporter encodes the protein MQVKPIFDEGSDTLPSTYQNHSLGVGLALFGGVLMGCIGIAGKLGAGVGLSPFLLLAAQVVLLAPLAGIFLLVRQGVAGLKPVSPWILVVRSVSGFIYFAAFYGALKGIPIADALVLESTNPFFAMLMAKVFLGHRVSKGTICLAVLAFLGVCLILLQHSSQGILNPYSLLALLAGVARAAGSVATGVAGRTEPPERIMFYYALGMLAFSASIVAWEGASFEASSLWILAIPALLFVPQNLAYTISNHIIPAYLVGALFYSAILVGVLADRFMFGTEFGIRGVIGMIITVAAGLGLAWLRSKESE
- a CDS encoding energy transducer TonB, whose product is MRLLFLIFSASFISACASNTVSFRGCESYEQCPEMLYSLKASEDSREAAKQKGEPIPLTTTPPIYPVEAFEEKLEGYVIVEFNVDMDGQVIDPKVQESTPAGVFDESALAAVMHTRYEPSDSQYQGYSMKYNFKYPEENRAKNDKVVCRTERVVGSMLKKAEVCVDKREPNPLIERIQSGSNY
- a CDS encoding LysR family transcriptional regulator; translation: MRKLPFANLLVTFDAAARHLSFKEAAEELFITPSAVGHQVRALEKEHQTKLFVRLNRYLELTTIGKQYHRKIAGALQSLRRVTSELLDRS
- a CDS encoding alpha/beta fold hydrolase, with product MGIEQQIPTEDGLALGATLFSTREHPKAGIIINSATAVKQGYYADFANFLARNGYLVVTYDYRGIGKSAVSNQRDKRLTMSAWGERDFAAVIDWCTGRYKELAWHCVGHSVGGQIIGLAPNNTKLTSVYCVSSQSGFWGHWEPKQQPKMLLTWFVMIPLLSGIFGRVPGSVLGGESLPAGIARQWAYWGRHKDYIVDRSGRPIRDGFERLQCDMKFLSINDDTDFAPPRAVNALRDYYCNAKTAIEVIKAETITDKTIGHFGFFRKRYEQSLWGGVLDWLG